The genome window ccaatcaataGATCAATCAAttgatcagtgagtcaggcaaCTTTATTTGTCACCACTAGGgcagtttgttttgcagcagtgGGACACATTCATGTAGCACACGTAAAACACAGGCCGCTTAAATAGAAGTTGTGTGAACTtaaaaaatttaacaaaaacgccattattttataaatatgaTTGCTGAAAAATCACACACTTTTGCAGTTTGTACTTGTTCAGAGCAGTTTCTGCCCTCAGCAGAGAATGACCAcggttttatttttcaaaatgaagaggagaaaaacaaattatggaGTTTGGCCTGTGATGAAACCACTCTGAGGGAACACAGTTTTAGTAACACAGTCCTGTTGTGTTGCTATAAAccttttgtttactgttttgctgGTTTGGATTTTTGAAAAAGGGCCTACTTATACTGTAAGTGTATCATTCTCATTGTGGAATGATAGACAGTATTGCATGACCAGTAATGGCTAACAACAAATGACCAAATGCTGACAGAgccacagtcacacaaacacagaggacacgcacacacacacacacacatacacacacacacacacacacacacacacacacacacacacacacacacacacacacacacacacacacacacatatatatacacatgcaaatgcagatGCCCACACATGAGGAATGAGAGAAGAGTAATGAATCATAATCATATAGTTGCACCTACAAATACAGTTGtggctgcacagacacacacacacacacacacgcacacacaaaagctgAGCACTgagctttggaaaaaaagattCTCATGGGTTTTCTACCATCTGAGGAAttctccacctttttttttttcttcgtctAAACCAGGACGGCAGTTTAAGACTGTACTGATGATTGATTTGAGGAGATTTGCTTTTGCTTTCCCCGACTCTTCTTTATTTCCTACccacatatatatttacttttcacccatctttattttctctcttctctcaatCCTCATGTCTGTCAGCGTCACTCCATTTCTCtctatatattttcatttcaccGACTCAATCCCTCGTTTTCACCCCAATTTCTTCCCAGTCAATCTTTTCCACAGCTCGTCAACTTTCCACCCAGGCCATAACTggtgtgtgtcatgttgttgATAGCATAAAGTAATGATTGAAGCGGTTCATAaagtttttaattgtttataaGTGTTTGGTGCCCCCCTGCAGTATTCATGCACTTCATTTAACACATTAGATCATGgtggatgtttatttttttgtcctgtttatGTCTTGGTTGTTTATGATTGTGTCTCTAGGAGCCAGTGTCTGTGGTTACATAACAACTAGGCTGCTGTTTATTAAATATGGCTTCCAACAGTAAATCAATTGTAAACTGTTTACCATTACTATTCATAGGTCATAATAAACCCTGGAGTTTAATGATTTATTATATCAACAATGGCGATGggaacaataaagaaaaaaaactgagaattagggggatttttaaaattttctgcCTAAATCACACCCGCTTCTGGTGTTATCGGAGCACAAAAAATTTGGTTGCAGCACAGATAGAGACAGCAGCatcccacacacccacacactgctcatctctctgctctctggtgctcagttagtgtgtgtgtgtgtgccttcttCTCTCATCTGCTTTTATAGTGCATATTTTTAACCAGAAGTGAAAGCTCCTGTGTTCTGCTTGTGACGCCACAAATACCAGTCACCCTCTGCCAGGAAGTGAACTAACcgcaaaaatacacacacacacacacacacacacacacacacacacacacatgtacacacatcaTTTGTGTTTGCGGGTGAGCTGACAAAGGATTGCTTACAAAAGGAGAACTTGTGTTAAGTGCAGAGCGCAGCAAGAAACCCGTctgagcagctgtgtgtttgtgtgttttatgatggACGATTATGCAGGTGGAAGTGCAAGTAAGACACAGAGTCAGTGATTCCAACTATTTATTTGTCAAGAAACAACTAGAAGCACTGCCTTTGTCTTTGATGAAGCCTGACGCAGGTGACACCCCTGGCACCCCTGTTGACAATGCGACCGAAAACAGGGTGGCTACTATTCCCTGCCCCGACCAAGACTCATCCCACTATTGAGTTTTATGAGACAATTATACATTAGTTCATTCAGTAGtttggtgggtttgtcattacgaaagtttgttcaaacccacaaaacttttatttgaaattctggtGGAGATTCCAAGGTTtgcaaagataccaaatatatcCTGCTGACCAATagaaatatgtataaaattaTTCACAAGTGTCtggatatttttaatttcatctaacggtgcagccataaaacaacaggtTCCTGGCTTTTTGTATGTTTTACTCAATATAAGTGTTTCAATGAAGTGCTTGAGGTTGCAAGACCTGATTGAAGTGCAttgcagatacagaatatgtgacATTGCTGTAcgacatggaaaaaaataactttgaagctactgaAGGGGAAATTTGAGGGAGAATCAGAGTTCAGTGTTAAAGGACATCAAAACAGATTCACAAACCCAAGCCAAGCCAAGAGTAGCATCTGTTTTCTCCAGTGGGGGAATTAACACTGATCTCACCACTAAATGTCAAGGCAAGATTTCTGCAGAGTTTTCACTGACTGCCAAAAAGACATACATCAGGGCAGAGAACCCCATTTGATGAGCCAGGGCCCCTCATATGGGAGCGGTTTTGCTCTTAGATGTAGCATTGAATTGTGCAGCTGGTTACACTGTACATGGGGACATGATAAATTAGAACTGTCATTCTCATATAGTAGCCTGTTATTAGTCAAACCTTCCGACTGACTAACGTATTACTCAATTTTCTGTGAACATCCTATCCAAGTGACCTTATGGCCCACTGTGCCTTGGGCTTGGCTGCTACTGACTTTAAAACATGACTTGGGCTTTTAGCTCGTCAGTTTGAGTCTCTTTTGCTGCCTACACGTCTCATAGTACAGAATTGCAGATGTTGAAttacaaatgtcttttttgAGATAACATCACCAGGGTCACTTTCATGTGGCTGCATCATAGATTAGTCATGTCAAAACTTTGGCTTCAAACTCTTCCTTGTGTTACATCTCCAGATAAAATATAACATTCGTTAGAAGACCAGAACAGTTATctgttatttcacattttcaagcGGATATTTTCTCTTGTCCAGTGGCCTTTGACCCCTTGAGCCTGGGGACTAGCCCTTCCGGTCACCAGTTTTTCTCAGTCTTATCTCACAGAAGGGTTACTGACTCTCCCTCTTTATGTGAATGAGAATATCCAAGTGTCTTTCAGCTGATTTGCAATAGATTGCTGTTTAGATCAACGTCATGGGCAGATTGTCATGGCTTCCTCTTGCACCATTTAGCGAGAAGAACTTGTCCTTGAAACAGTTTGAGATCAGATATGAGGCAGCTACTTACATTGTGTGCCGTGGTAACCATCTTGGCTCTGCAACCAACCAAGAATAATGTAACTTCATTCTCTATCAGCCCATCAGTTTGCCTTCCTACGCAAAGAGGCAACTGTTGTTTCCACGACCCCCTGCCCTGTAGCTTATCAGAATTCCACAGGTGGAAACCATAACAACGGACTGACGGGCGCCTCCCGTCCTCCTATCACTTCCCAACTCACCTTGTTGGTTCCTTCCTGAATGGTGTGGTTTTCCGGATCATTACTGCGGGAATATCACACTGGCCTTGATCCAACAACTTGAACGGTCTTTAATTATTCTCTTATATGGAGCTCTGGAGCTCTGGAGCAGGAATGTATGTATTCTCAAAAGTGTCcacagacagctgagagactgagtgcatgtttttctctttcatccCCTCTAAAGGCTAATATAAGCAGTGGTAGGTCCAGTGTAAATGTCGCACTTCTGTGCACTCCTGCTGGAATATAAACTAATGTGATGCTTGGATGAATTGGTAAGGAAgtgcttgggtgtgtgtgtgtgtgtgtgtgtgtgtgtgtgtgtgtgtacgtgtgcatacATCCTTTTTCTGGTACGTCATCTGGACTCTTATGAACTTCACTGTTTATATCAGACTCCATTACACAGAATATGTCTATGTCAGGTTATTATGTACACACAAagcatgtgtgcatacacacacagaacaaatgTGGTGGAAGAGGGCATCCTTCCCAACGCTGattgcctttttttccatgtattCTGCCTCCTATTATCATCCAAAGTTGaatattttccctttcttcttcttttacaGTTCCCATCTTTAGCACAGTTTGTCTCTCCCtcatctccccctccctcccccctgctCCCCGTTGGTCTGTCTGTGAAGTGAGGGGGTGGTGAGAGGTGACGGGGGGCAGATGTTTCCTCTGCAGCTTTGAAGATGCTTgtaaagatggagggaggagaagtAGACAAGAGCATTTTAAACCCCAGTGGAAGAGGTGTGATGAAAGGGTAAAGACTCTTCTCCCATGGAAGATGGATGTTTTACAAGGGAAGTCACAACTGTGTACAGCAGATACAGGCTTTGTTTAGGCTTAATGAATGTCTGCGTGTCCCACCTACTCCTATTGCTCCTATATGTGGCAACAGTGCATCCAACATCACCTATAGACAGAGGTGAACTGTGGGTGAACCAGCTCTGCCATGTGTGCCACCAAGTTGGCCTTTTGTGAAACGTTTGTCTGATCAAACAGAACTTTGCCTGTTCATGAGGAGTTCATGTTTGCACACAGCTGATATGACCAGCCAGCTGCTTtgactgtttttgaaaaaaaaaaaaatgatgattcgTAGTCATTGGAAAACAATAGGTCTACTGTCAACTGCATTATTCACTCCAGGGTGTGACAACATCAAGTTGTTCTCTTTTGGTCTGCAACCTATATGTGTTCCTTATAGCTACACATTGCCACCAAGTGGTAAGAGAAATAGCCTCAATTTGTAAACTAGCTGATCCTCAAAATGTGACCATACTCAGTCCTGTGATTTTCTCATCTAAAGGCAgtattttaatcttttatttgcACAcaattcagctttttttttttttttttaataattcataTTCACAATTCACTCacatttctgtaaatatttcagcatttaatatgaattatatttacatatttcatGGCATAAGAATCAACAGTTGGGCAGTGATATTGTTGGTCCCTACTCTCCTTTCCTTGTTAGAAAGTGCAACGGTCTAGACACACAGGAAGGAGGAATGTGATGCAGGAGCAGACACTGGAGCAGGAACAGTGACTCCCACATCTTTGTTATCAGTCTGCACACGTGCACAGTACAACATCAGACAGTAGACGAAGCAAAAAGCTGTGATTCtctataaaaatacacaattaaCCCCATAAGCACAGACATATCAAGGTTTTGAACAACACTGATGTCTTTCACTTTCAGAAGTTGAAATACAATAATCTAATACGTCTACATTTCTCAGGTGCCTCAGTTAACTTTTGGTGATGGCAATAACCCAGTCTTGCAGGAAGAAGTAGTGtggttttttttaattgctgacAAATGTCACCACGGGTGTTAGTTTAAGctgcaagagaaaacaaaacagggaaagagaatgtgtgggagaaagaggaggggaaagagatagggggagagagaagagagagagaaatcagtcACAATTTTGGACTTTGATTTCTCTGAACAGAGGACACATCCAAATCCAAACAGCACTCACCTTTTATTATGACTTTGGCCAGTGCCTCACTGGAGCCAATGTGGTTGGTGGCCACACATTTGTAGGTCCCACTGTCAGCCAGTTTCACGTGGGCTATCTGAAGCTTGCCATCACTGGTGGTCTCGGCCGCTGCAGGCATGGCTGCCCTTCCCACTCTGCTCCATTGAAGCTGGATGGGATGAGAGCCGTAGGCTAAGCACTGCAGCTGCAGGGCGTCGCCTGGCTGCAGCCTCACCTGCTCAGGCAGACAGGTGGTGTATGGGGGAGCTGGGGGTAAGACGAGCAATCAGGCAAATTACTCTCATCATCATGACCAGTGAGCACAAATCTGATGGATCAGTGTGCATTGGCTTCGTCTACTCACCCTCCACCTCCATCTGCGTGTAAGCCTCACTGTAGCCATGGATGTTAGTTGCATTGCAGATGTATTGTCCTGAGTCCTGACGCCCCACACTGGTCAGTGTCAGAACTCCACCCACCATtgtgtgtttccatggcaatgGTGCTCGTAGCTTGGACCAGGTGATTACAGGAGGTGGAGAACCTAGGGAGTGACATTTACAGTTAGACAGAAAAAAGCGTGCAGGAGGAAAGGGGGAAGTTAGTGGGATATGAGGAGAACTGAGAAAGAGACATTACTTTTGATggtaacaacacacacacacacacacacatacatacacacacacatcttaccAGTAGCATGACACTCCATAGTAACTGAATGTCCCTCCACAGCTGTAATTTCCTCAGCCGTCACTGAGGCCAGTGGTGCACCTTGCGGACCCACAACAATGATTTCAACTTTGACATCTGTCACCCCCTCGCTGTTTTCAGCTTGACAAATGTACACTCCTGAGTCCTCAGGACGCACTGCAGGCCACTGGGGAAAAGAGGTAATGAtggtgattatgatgatgatgatgatgatgagtatgACGAtttaagtgtgtttttgtgcatccaTAGTTTACCTGTATGGTGTTTACATCATTTGCCATCGTAGTAACCAGCTGGAGGGTGGAGCCTTGGCGTTTCCAGGTCAGCGTGGGGTTTGGCCTGCCTGTGGCACGACATTCTACAGACACAGAGTCACCGATCCTGACCCGCAGGGGCCCTGCTGGCTTCACCTTCACTTTGGGAGAATCTGGAGAACGCACCAGAgagaatattaaaaacacatgagGGCACAAACAACCAGCTATCTCTACACTAATATCGTACACAGTgagcatgcacagacacacagtctaAACAACTTGTGGGTTTAATAACACAAACTCACATCTGACATTCAGCACAGCTGTGGTGGAGCTGCGGCCTGCAGAGTTGGACGCCACACAGCGGTACTGGCCCTGGTTACCAGGTCGGGCGTTAGCAATCGTCAGCACAGAGCCATCAGGACCAATCTTAGCATTGTCTGGGGGATATAAACAGAATtcatctgttgtttttgttgatacTTGACAGAGGATGATATTGAAGATACCCGTGTTTATTTGTTAGATCCTCCCCCTGACCTGGTAGCGCTTGGTTAGAGACTTTCCTCCACTCAAGTTGGACAGGCTGCGCCCCACTCGCCACTTGACACCTAAAGCTGACGGACTCCCCCTGGCGTACTCCAGCCACCCGGGGCTCCACTGAGATGACAGGAGCCTGCGCCACCACTGCGGAGACAGAAGGAGGCACAATGATataacagacaaacacagacacactcgtGCACCGAGGCACGTGCACACTGCAAGTCTGTGAACCTTTAGTCTGG of Myripristis murdjan chromosome 1, fMyrMur1.1, whole genome shotgun sequence contains these proteins:
- the sid4 gene encoding secreted immunoglobulin domain 4, producing MDISPAALILCSLLCSVVAQAPVISVEPRVAGVRQGESVSFRCQVASGAQPVQLEWRKVSNQALPDNAKIGPDGSVLTIANARPGNQGQYRCVASNSAGRSSTTAVLNVRYSPKVKVKPAGPLRVRIGDSVSVECRATGRPNPTLTWKRQGSTLQLVTTMANDVNTIQWPAVRPEDSGVYICQAENSEGVTDVKVEIIVVGPQGAPLASVTAEEITAVEGHSVTMECHATGSPPPVITWSKLRAPLPWKHTMVGGVLTLTSVGRQDSGQYICNATNIHGYSEAYTQMEVEAPPYTTCLPEQVRLQPGDALQLQCLAYGSHPIQLQWSRVGRAAMPAAAETTSDGKLQIAHVKLADSGTYKCVATNHIGSSEALAKVIIKA